ACCAATGGACACCTTACGCGATAAAAACTATCTCGAAGGGCTGTGGAAAAACAATCAGGCTCCTTGGAAGGTATGGTAAGGGAACTGGGGACTGGGGAAGGTGGGGCCCCCTCTGGGGATAAGGGGTAATGGGGATTGGGAAGATTTGAATGAAGATTCACATCCCAACCAAATCTTACTCATATTTTCTTACCCAGTATCCAGTACCCAATCCCAAATAACTTTATGTATTTACTGTAATTTGAAGTGCGATAATACTAATGTATGATTTTGCGATTATCGGTGGGGGAATAGTTGGACTCTCGACAGCGTTGGCTTTAGGAAAACGCTATCCCAATGCCCGGATTTTAGTACTAGAAAAAGAGAGTCAATGGGCATTTCACCAAACAGGCAATAATAGTGGAGTAATTCATTCTGGTATTTACTACAAACCAGGAAGTTTCAAAGCTAAATTTTGTCGTGATGGTTCTCGCTCAATGGTAGAATTTTGCCAAGAGCATGGAATTGACCATGACGTTTGTGGGAAAGTGATTGTCGCAACTGAAGAACAAGAGCTACCACGCTTAGAAAATCTCTACAAACGCGGCTTAGACAATGGCATAGAAGTCCAGAGAATCAGCCCCGAAGAAGTCAAGGAAATTGAACCTCACGTAAGATGTGTAGGTGGAATTCGGGTATCCTCAACTGGCATTGTTAATTACAAGCAAGTTTGTTTGAAATATGTCCAGCTAATTCAACAGCAGGGTGGGGATTTACACCTCAATACAAAAGTCCTGAAAATCTCTCCAAGTGGTAAAAATCAGGTATTGCAAACAAACAAAGGTAACTTTGAAACCCGTTTTGTAATTAATTGTACTGGATTGCATAGCGATCGCACCGCCAAACTAGGTCAAGTTGAACCCCAAGCCAAAATTGTCCCATTCCGGGGAGAATATTACGAACTCACCCCAGAAAAACGCTATCTGGTAAAGACACTAATTTACCCAGTTCCCAATCCAGATTTCCCCTTCTTGGGTGTCCACTTCACCCGGATGATTGATGGTAGCGTCCATGCAGGGCCAAACGCGGTTCTATCGCTCAAACGCGAAGGTTACAAAAAAACTGACTTTGACTTACGGGATTTTCTGGAAGTTATCACCTATCCAGGTTTTTGGAAGTTAGCAGCCAAACACGCTGATGAAGGCATCCAAGAAATTATTCGTTCCTTTAGCAAAGCAGCGTTCACCAGAAGTTTGCAAAAACTAATTCCCGAAGTTCAAGCAGAAGACTTAGTTCCCACCCATGCAGGTGTTCGCGCTCAAGCCTTAATGAACGATGGCAAGCTTGTAGACGACTTTTTGATTGTTTCTGGTCAAAATTCCATTCATGTTTGCAATGCTCCTTCTCCGGCTGCCACATCTTCTCTAGAAATTGGCAAAGCGCTTGTGGCAGAAATTCCGCAACTTTCCCATCTAAATAGTGTGGTAACTGCATAGATAACATCGTTATTATTTCCGGGACTGTTGAACTAAGGGATGAATCTTGTATAGTGAGCATCTTTTCTCTACCTGCCTAGAAATACAAGAGACTGGTAAGATACCCATCCCACAAGATAAAAAGTGTAGTGCATCAATTAAGAACCGCTATAGAGTGCTGCTACCCAATAGGTAAGCCTGCAAAGTACGTAATGACTGTTAGCCGAATTATACATAGCGCTTCTGGTTTTAGTCCAATGACCTAACCCCCAACCCCTTCCCTACAAGGGAATGGGAGTAAGATTCAAAGCCTCTCTCCTCTTAGGAGAGAGGAATGGAAGTGAGGTCGAGTTATTGCATACAAACGAAAAATATAGCGGTTCCCTCTTAGATGCAACACCCTATAGGGCGAATATCTGTGCGTCCCTCCTAAACAAAGAATTTAACTCATCAATACACAGGAATTAACCACAATGAAAATATTAGTAACTGGCACAGAAGGCTATCTAGGTTCGTTATTACCCCCTCTATTAATTGAACGAGGACATGAAGTTATTGGTCTAGATACCGGCTTCTATAAGGTTGGTTGGCTGTACAACGCTAGTGGCGTGACACCCAAAACCCTCAACAAAGATATCCGCAACATCACCCCTGATGATTTGGAAGGTATTGAAGCCATAGTCCACATGGCGGAACTCTCCAACGACCCAGCCGGACAATTAGCACCAAATATTACCTACGAAATTAATCATGTCGGTTCAGTTCGTCTGGCTAGTCTGGCTAAGGCTATGGGTGTGCGTCGTTTCGTATATATGTCTTCGTGCAGTGTCTACGGTGTTGCTACCGCAGGTGATGTCACAGAAGAATCCCCAGTTAATCCTCAAACAGCCTACGCAGAATGCAAAACTCTCGTAGAAAGAGATGTCAGACCACTCGCTGACGATGACTTCTCTCCCACCTTTATGCGGAATGCTACAGCCTTTGGTGCTTCTCCCAGAATGCGTTTTGATATTGTTTTAAACAACTTAGCAGGGTTGGCATGGACTAGCAAAGAAATCAAAATGATTAGTGATGGTACACCTTGGCGGCCATTAGTCCACGCATTGGATATTTGCAAAGCCATAGTCTGCACCTTAGAAGCACCACGCGACATTGTACATAACCAAATCTTCAACGTGGGAGATACAGCAAACAATTATCGCGTCAAAGAAATTGCGGAAATTATTGCAGATATTTTCCCCGATTGTAAATTGTCTTTCGGTGACAACGGCGCAGATAACCGCAGCTATCGCGTATCCTTCGAGAAAATCAACACAATCCTACCCGGATTTAAGTGTGATTGGAATGCTCGACTTGGTGCCCAGCAGCTATTTGATTTATTTAGCCAAATACACATGGCTGAAGATACTTTCTTGTTTAGAGGATTTACTCGCTTAAAACAGCTAGAGTATCTGATTCGGACAGAGCAAATTGACAAAGATTTCTTCTGGAATAAAAAGTAGTTAGAGTTAGCTATTAGTGTGTAAACAAAAATTTAATTGTAGGAAATAGTCGTAATTCCTGTTTTATAAGTCAGGTATAAATTGCGAAACTACAAGAATAAATTATACATACTAATAGCAACACAGAAAGGTTTTTAGACCTATTTCATCCATCAAATTATTTGCAATCAGTGACTTGAAAATTATGGCGATCGCAAAATGTCGTTTTAGTGGTCAACCTCTGCATCAAACCTTTATTGATCTAGGAATGTCACCTTTAGCCAATGCTTATCTTCGAGCAGAACAGCTAAATAATGCCGAAAAGTTTTATCCTCTCCATGCTTATGTTTCTGAAGACACTCTCCTAGTTCAATTAGAACAGTTTGAAACTCCAGATCATATTTTTAGTGACTATGCTTATTTTTCTTCTTACTCGGTCAGTTGGCTAAAACATGCTAAAGCCTACACCGATATGATGGTAGAAAAATTCAACTTTAATCATCATAATCAAGTTATTGAAATTGCCAGTAACGACGGCTACTTACTGCAATATTTTTTAGAGAAAGGAATTCCCGTTTTAGGCATAGAACCAGCGGCAAATATTGCCAAGGTTGCTGAAGACAGAGGCATTCCTAGTATCAACAAGTTTTTTGGAGTCGAAACAGCCAAAGAACTCGTGATACAAGGAAAACTAGCTGACCTTTTGATCGGTAATAATGTTTTAGCTCATGTACCTGATCTAAACGATTTCATCGCTGGGATGAAACTCATCCTCAAGCCTAATGGCATTTTGACGATGGAGTTTCCTCACATCTTACAACTGATTCAAAAAAATCAGTTTGATACGATTTATCATGAGCATTTTTCTTACTTCTCATTCCTGACTATTGAGAAAATTTTTGCAGCACACAATTTGCAACTTTTTGACGTAGAAGAATTATCAACTCATGGTGGTTCACTAAGAATTTATGCCAAACATAACTCCGCCGATCATATCAGCATTAGTGAACGAGTTAGCCATTTGAAAGCTAAGGAAATTGCTGCTGGACTACATCGTATGGAGACTTACATTACATTTGGAGAAAAAGCCAAAGAAACAAAGCATAAGCTATTAAATTTTCTCTTAAAAGCTAAAGCAGAAGGTAAATCAATCGCTGGCTATGGCGCACCAGCTAAAGGCAATACATTGCTGAATTACTGTGGAATTGGAAAAGATTTTATTGATTACACAGTAGATTCCAATCCTTATAAACAGGGACTATTTTTACCTGGTACTCATATTCCTATCTTTGAACCAGATAAAATCCGTGAAACCAAACCAGATTATGTCCTAATTTTACCTTGGAATCTCAAGGAAGAAATTATGGAACAAATGGCATTTATTGGTGAATGGGGTGGACAGTTTGTCGTACCCATTCCTGAAGTAAAAATTTATCCCTGTCCTATTCCGGATAGGCTTTTAATAGCGTCGTAATTACTAAAGAGAAGCAAAAACGCCTCTTATTACTAATAATTTAATTTTTTTGAGTAATTAAAAGGCGCATCTCTTATAAAAATTATGTCGTCAAATCGCAAAGAAATAAATTGCAAAGCAGCTTTTTAATTATCTAAACTGCTGTTAATACTGGTTCTTCTTAACTACAGAGTTGAGCTTAATATGAATAAATTGCTGACCATTGCCATCCCAACATTCAATCGCGCCCAGCTTTTAGATAAACAACTTACTTGGTTAGCCAAATCTATTAAAGGCTTTGAGTCTGACTGTGAAATCTTTATTTCTGATAACTGCTCTACAGACAATACTCAAGAAATAATTAAAAAGTGGCAGATAATTCTCAGTAATGTAAAATTTACGTCCAACAAAAATAGTAAAAATATTGGCGTAATGGGTAATATTGCTTGTTGTTTAAAAGCCCCAACTAGTAAATATATTTGGACAATTGGTGATGACGATCCAATCCAGGAAAGAACTTTAGAGTATGTGCTAACAACACTAAAAAAACATGCAGATTTAGCACTAATGTTTTTAAATTTCTCCGGTCGTCAAAAACGAACGGGTCAACTTGTTGTAGAACGCTGGTTGAATAGTGATAACGACGAACTAAGAGTTGATGGTAAAACTGTATTTCAAAGTTATCTTAATGAAAACTTTGGTGGTGTACTTTTTATATCAGCAGCAATTTATCGCACAGATTTAGTCAAACGCGCTTTACAAAAGTGGCCATCTGCTACTAGTAATTGGGCATCTCAAGCATATTGGACTGCATTTTGTGCTGCTCATGGAAGTGTCATTATTACTAAAGACACTTATTTAGAATGTACTATGGGCGCTAGTCTTTTGGATCTCGATCCAACATGGAACTTTAGAATGCGATATGCGTTCATACCTGAAGTTTATATAAAACTACTAAAGGTAGGGTATCCTCATAAGTTTTGTCAGAAAATGATTTGGCAGAATTTTCAACAAAAAACTGACTTGAAAATCTTATTAGGTGCTTTAAAACGTTGGCCTTTCTTGACAATCAAAATATTTATTCCTTACCTAAGTTTTTTAAGTATATCAGCTTGGGCAATTCTTTTTCCACCTAAACAGCTAGAGAATAGCCTGTAGCTTAGTGTGTTAATTGCCAAGTTACGGTTAATAATAGTTCTTGGCGATAACCACTCATATATCAATTTTATTAACTACTATTTCTTACCATGTCTAAATTACTGACCATTGCTATACCCACTTATAATCGTGCTGAGTTACTTGATAAACAGTTAGCCTGGCTAGCTAAAACTATCAAAGGTTTTGAAGATGATTGTGAAATTTTAGTTTCTGATAATTGTTCTACAGACAATACTCAAGAGGTAATTAAAAAATGGCAAGTAATACTTAGCAATATCATATTTAAATCAAATAAAAATCCTAAGAACTTAGGCGTTGTCAAAAATATCATGTATTGCCTAAATTCTACAACAACAAAATATGTTTGGACAATTGGTGATGATGATCCGATTCAAGATAGAGCTATTGCTTATGTAATTAGCAAGCTCAAACAATATGAAGATTTATCATTATTATTTCTCAATTTTTCCGGTCGCAACCAAATTACTGGTGAACCAGTTCATCCACCCACAATTGTTGGTAATCGCTGGTTTGATATAGATAGTGAAGAAGGTGAGGGTGATGGTAAAGCTATATTTGAGCATTGTTTCTCAAAAAGTGTCGGTGCAGTAATTTTTCTGACTGCTACAATCTACCGCACTGATTTAGTAAAATGCGCTCTCCAAAATTGGCAAGATGCTGAGAATAACTGGATATCTTTAGCATATTTAGCTGGGTATTGTGCTGCTAATGGTCGTGTAATTGTCACGAAAGAGACTTATTTAGAATGTGTTGTTGGTGTTAGTTATTGGCAGAAAGAGCCAAAGTCTGCACTGTTAATGCAATACAAACACATACCCGAAGTGATTTTGAAATTGGAGCAGAGTGGATATTCTAAGCAGTTTTGTCGGCGGATGCTGTTGCAAAACGGCAAAGAAGTCAACTTGAAAGTTTTCTTGGGTGCTTTAAGAAGATGGCCTATGTCAGCAATCAAGACAGTAGTTCCATTTTTAGCTTTAGTCAGTTTGTGTGCTTTTGACGTGATGATTTCTAAAGAATTTAGTTTAGCAGAATCAGGTGAAATATCTACTCAAGAAGTACAGAGCTATAAACCATAATCTATTGATAGATTTACATCAAAACTAGAAGGAATTGACACCATGTTTAGTGTAATTAAACGCAAAATATCTACACTATCTTCTGACTTAGAATATTATCTAGCACTTTGGAAGCATAGCAAAAATCTGCCAGCATTGGAAGGGCGCGATCGCAAGATCCTTAATGCTCTCAAAAAAGATGG
This Nostoc sp. C052 DNA region includes the following protein-coding sequences:
- the lhgO gene encoding L-2-hydroxyglutarate oxidase; its protein translation is MYDFAIIGGGIVGLSTALALGKRYPNARILVLEKESQWAFHQTGNNSGVIHSGIYYKPGSFKAKFCRDGSRSMVEFCQEHGIDHDVCGKVIVATEEQELPRLENLYKRGLDNGIEVQRISPEEVKEIEPHVRCVGGIRVSSTGIVNYKQVCLKYVQLIQQQGGDLHLNTKVLKISPSGKNQVLQTNKGNFETRFVINCTGLHSDRTAKLGQVEPQAKIVPFRGEYYELTPEKRYLVKTLIYPVPNPDFPFLGVHFTRMIDGSVHAGPNAVLSLKREGYKKTDFDLRDFLEVITYPGFWKLAAKHADEGIQEIIRSFSKAAFTRSLQKLIPEVQAEDLVPTHAGVRAQALMNDGKLVDDFLIVSGQNSIHVCNAPSPAATSSLEIGKALVAEIPQLSHLNSVVTA
- a CDS encoding NAD(P)-dependent oxidoreductase, whose amino-acid sequence is MKILVTGTEGYLGSLLPPLLIERGHEVIGLDTGFYKVGWLYNASGVTPKTLNKDIRNITPDDLEGIEAIVHMAELSNDPAGQLAPNITYEINHVGSVRLASLAKAMGVRRFVYMSSCSVYGVATAGDVTEESPVNPQTAYAECKTLVERDVRPLADDDFSPTFMRNATAFGASPRMRFDIVLNNLAGLAWTSKEIKMISDGTPWRPLVHALDICKAIVCTLEAPRDIVHNQIFNVGDTANNYRVKEIAEIIADIFPDCKLSFGDNGADNRSYRVSFEKINTILPGFKCDWNARLGAQQLFDLFSQIHMAEDTFLFRGFTRLKQLEYLIRTEQIDKDFFWNKK
- a CDS encoding class I SAM-dependent methyltransferase: MAIAKCRFSGQPLHQTFIDLGMSPLANAYLRAEQLNNAEKFYPLHAYVSEDTLLVQLEQFETPDHIFSDYAYFSSYSVSWLKHAKAYTDMMVEKFNFNHHNQVIEIASNDGYLLQYFLEKGIPVLGIEPAANIAKVAEDRGIPSINKFFGVETAKELVIQGKLADLLIGNNVLAHVPDLNDFIAGMKLILKPNGILTMEFPHILQLIQKNQFDTIYHEHFSYFSFLTIEKIFAAHNLQLFDVEELSTHGGSLRIYAKHNSADHISISERVSHLKAKEIAAGLHRMETYITFGEKAKETKHKLLNFLLKAKAEGKSIAGYGAPAKGNTLLNYCGIGKDFIDYTVDSNPYKQGLFLPGTHIPIFEPDKIRETKPDYVLILPWNLKEEIMEQMAFIGEWGGQFVVPIPEVKIYPCPIPDRLLIAS
- a CDS encoding glycosyltransferase family 2 protein translates to MNKLLTIAIPTFNRAQLLDKQLTWLAKSIKGFESDCEIFISDNCSTDNTQEIIKKWQIILSNVKFTSNKNSKNIGVMGNIACCLKAPTSKYIWTIGDDDPIQERTLEYVLTTLKKHADLALMFLNFSGRQKRTGQLVVERWLNSDNDELRVDGKTVFQSYLNENFGGVLFISAAIYRTDLVKRALQKWPSATSNWASQAYWTAFCAAHGSVIITKDTYLECTMGASLLDLDPTWNFRMRYAFIPEVYIKLLKVGYPHKFCQKMIWQNFQQKTDLKILLGALKRWPFLTIKIFIPYLSFLSISAWAILFPPKQLENSL
- a CDS encoding glycosyltransferase family 2 protein, which produces MSKLLTIAIPTYNRAELLDKQLAWLAKTIKGFEDDCEILVSDNCSTDNTQEVIKKWQVILSNIIFKSNKNPKNLGVVKNIMYCLNSTTTKYVWTIGDDDPIQDRAIAYVISKLKQYEDLSLLFLNFSGRNQITGEPVHPPTIVGNRWFDIDSEEGEGDGKAIFEHCFSKSVGAVIFLTATIYRTDLVKCALQNWQDAENNWISLAYLAGYCAANGRVIVTKETYLECVVGVSYWQKEPKSALLMQYKHIPEVILKLEQSGYSKQFCRRMLLQNGKEVNLKVFLGALRRWPMSAIKTVVPFLALVSLCAFDVMISKEFSLAESGEISTQEVQSYKP